A DNA window from Castanea sativa cultivar Marrone di Chiusa Pesio chromosome 7, ASM4071231v1 contains the following coding sequences:
- the LOC142642380 gene encoding putative disease resistance RPP13-like protein 3, with protein MADSVVSFLLENLTQLLIQESNLLRGVEDQVRSLKNELPLINLFLQNTEGKRHYELVKEVVSQIRDVAYEGEDVIDTFIITVTKHRRRSKLGKLIHSCDRAITFHKVASKIESIKIINQEINDNRSKYGIEITESSGGDAEAEEILHRRRKHVEEDQVVGFAHDAELLVKKLMGESLQRNVVSIVGMGGLGKTTLARKIYNNNDVKNYFNFRGWVYVSQKYRIRELLLEILKGLSPLPRVMLRAELKEKLLYGLYATYSSNNDKLKGKLTEDLKRFKEMNERFKEMKDEEFRKAWSEFLEGVQDNNDLKNSLSNFMQDFYSENGVKLKDMTEDELKGLSPQPRVMSRAELKEKLLHGLYATYSSNNDKLKGTLTEDLKRFKEMNERFKEMNDEEFRKAWSEFLEGVQDHNDLKNSLSNFMQDFYSENGVKLKDMTEDELKSVLLESLKDKRYLLVMDDIWNIEVWNEVSTAFPNNSNRSRILITTRIKEVSLHASSVNNSVPPIPPYELPLLDEDKSWELFSKKVFWEGTCPDPELETLGRQLVKSCHGLPLAIVVLGGLLASKEKTHRIWSKYVGHVNSYLTDNRSSCIEILALSYNHLPRRLKPCFLYFGIYPEDFEIPVRQLIRLWIAEGFIRQIGNRNIEDVAEDYLEELINRSLIQVAAKRLDGGVKTCRIHDLLRDLCISESSEEKFLEVHSNVNLSPIGKSRRISIHYGNNPYISSSPCKPSNSRSIIGFGGVVELKSPPDNSYLKWICKSNKLVRVVELSNMGICCLISKGIEKLVLLRYLSISSGELHVIPNSICNLWNLETLDMRNSTGITKCLPKGIWKLQRLRHLYLDGSTSLPRTRNDTAALSNLQVLTGIAINEDAESHFAKARFPNLRKLGLYPSEWAELGILSSLLPLCHLQTLKISQLYKFSSPTSISLTLTKITLVDSALSTANMGLLGSLTQLRILKVRVDAMYGLRRITDPNCDERSFQQLEVFKMADLEVSRWHMGQGAMPKLQRLVIKSCNIINLPDELWCLGALRDVEISHPHPILARRLRQLRMRDGCKLHVYPPLNPTN; from the coding sequence ATGGCAGACAGTGTAGTGAGTTTCCTGTTGGAGAACCTGACTCAGTTGCTTATCCAAGAATCAAACTTGCTACGTGGAGTTGAGGATCAAGTCAGGTCACTTAAGAACGAGCTGCCTCTGATCAACCTCTTCCTCCAAAATACCGAAGGCAAACGACACTACGAATTGGTGAAGGAGGTAGTCAGCCAAATTAGGGATGTAGCCTATGAGGGTGAGGATGTTATTGATACATTCATCATTACTGTGACAAAGCACAGGAGAAGAAGCAAGCTGGGGAAGTTAATCCATTCTTGTGACCGAGCAATTACGTTTCACAAGGTTGCAAGCAAGATAGAGAGCATCAAGATCATCAACCAGGAAATTAACGACAATAGGAGCAAGTACGGTATAGAAATTACTGAATCATCCGGAGGAGATGCAGAAGCAGAGGAGATACTGCACAGGCGCAGGAAACATGTTGAGGAAGATCAAGTAGTGGGCTTCGCTCATGACGCTGAGCTATTGGTGAAGAAGCTTATGGGAGAGAGTTTGCAACGGAATGTTGTTTCAATCGTTGGCATGGGCGGCTTGGGCAAAACCACTCTTGCTAGGAAGATCTACAACAACAATGATGTCAAGAATTACTTTAATTTCCGTGGGTGGGTTTATGTCTCTCAAAAATATAGAATCAGAGAGCTGTTGCTTGAAATTTTGAAGGGACTGTCACCACTACCAAGAGTGATGTTGAGAGctgaattgaaagagaaattacTCTACGGTTTGTATGCTACGTATAGCTCGAATAATGATAAATTGAAAGGGAAACTAACTGAAGACTTGAAACGTTTCAAAGAAATGAATGAACGTTTCAAAGAAATGAAGGATGAAGAATTCAGAAAGGCATGGTCTGAGTTCTTGGAAGGCGTACAAGACAATAATGATTTGAAAAATTCGttgtcaaatttcatgcaagATTTTTACAGCGAGAATGGAGTAAAATTGAAAGATATGACTGAGGATGAATTGAAGGGACTGTCACCACAACCAAGAGTGATGTCGAGAGCTGAATTGAAGGAGAAATTACTACACGGTTTGTATGCTACGTATAGCTCGAATAATGATAAATTGAAAGGGACACTAACTGAAGACTTGAAACGTTTCAAAGAAATGAATGAACGTTTCAAAGAAATGAATGATGAAGAATTCAGAAAGGCATGGTCGGAGTTCTTGGAAGGCGTACAAGACCATAATGATTTGAAAAATTCGttgtcaaatttcatgcaagATTTTTACAGCGAGAATGGAGTAAAATTGAAAGATATGACTGAGGATGAATTGAAAAGTGTGCTGCTTGAAAGCTTGAAAGACAAGAGATACTTACTTGTTATGGATGACATCTGGAATATTGAAGTATGGAATGAGGTAAGTACCGCCTTTCCTAATAACTCGAATAGGAGTAGAATATTGATCACTACCCGAATAAAAGAAGTATCATTACATGCAAGTAGTGTCAATAATAGTGTTCCTCCTATTcccccttatgaactcccactTCTTGATGAAGATAAAAGTTGGGAACTCTTCTCTAAAAAGGTATTTTGGGAAGGTACCTGTCCTGATCCAGAACTAGAAACTCTAGGTAGACAACTTGTGAAAAGTTGCCATGGTTTACCACTTGCTATTGTGGTATTGGGAGGTCTTTTGGCAAGTAAGGAGAAAACACATCGAATATGGTCAAAATATGTTGGTCATGTCAATTCGTATCTGACTGATAATAGATCAAGTTGCATAGAAATATTGGCTCTAAGCTACAATCACTTACCCCGACGCTTGAAACCATGCTTTCTATATTTTGGTATCTACCCAGAAGACTTTGAGATACCGGTGAGGCAACTAATCCGACTTTGGATAGCCGAGGGATTCATACGGCAAATTGGGAATAGAAATATAGAGGATGTTGCTGAAGACTACTTGGAGGAACTCATTAATCGAAGCTTGATTCAAGTGGCAGCAAAAAGGCTAGATGGAGGAGTCAAAACATGTCGTATCCATGATCTTCTACGAGACCTCTGTATATCGGAGAGTTCTGAAGAGAAGTTTCTTGAGGTTCATTCAAATGTTAACCTTTCACCCATAGGCAAATCTCGTAGAATTTCCATCCACTATGGCAACAATCCATACATTTCTTCCAGCCCTTGTAAGCCTTCAAATAGTCGTTCTATAATAGGCTTCGGGGGTGTTGTCGAGCTCAAGAGTCCTCCTGATAATAGCTACTTGAAATGGATTTGCAAAAGTAACAAGTTGGTTCGGGTGGTAGAGCTCAGTAATATGGGCATTTGTTGCTTAATCTCCAAGGGAATTGAAAAGCTGGTTCTACTGAGGTACTTAAGCATTTCGTCTGGTGAGCTTCATGTCATTCCAAATTCCATATGCAACCTTTGGAATCTAGAGACGTTGGACATGAGAAATTCTACGGGGATAACAAAATGCTTGCCCAAGGGGATATGGAAGTTACAAAGATTAAGACATTTGTACCTGGATGGGTCAACATCTCTACCTAGAACTAGAAATGATACAGCGGCTTTATCCAATCTTCAAGTCCTTACTGGTATAGCTATAAATGAAGACGCTGAGAGTCACTTTGCCAAGGCCAGATTTCCTAATCTAAGAAAATTAGGATTGTATCCTTCAGAGTGGGCAGAGTTAGGGATTTTGTCAAGCCTCCTTCCCTTGTGTCATCTACAAACTTTGAAGATCTCTCAACTTTATAAGTTTTCAAGTCCAACTTCAATTTCGTTGACCCTCACAAAAATAACCTTAGTAGATTCAGCCTTATCTACAGCCAACATGGGATTGTTGGGTAGCCTTACCCAACTTCGAATACTCAAAGTAAGAGTAGATGCCATGTATGGACTCCGCAGAATTACTGACCCCAATTGCGATGAAAGAAGTTTTCAGCAACTTGAAGTCTTTAAAATGGCAGATCTGGAAGTTTCAAGATGGCATATGGGGCAAGGTGCAATGCCAAAGCTTCAACGTTTGGTCATCAAAAGCTGCAATATTATCAACCTCCCGGACGAACTATGGTGCTTGGGTGCCTTACGGGATGTGGAAATTTCACATCCCCATCCAATTTTGGCAAGGAGGCTTCGACAGTTGCGGATGAGGGATGGATGTAAGCTCCATGTATATCCACCTCTCAATCCAACTAATTGA